In Candidatus Abyssobacteria bacterium SURF_5, the genomic stretch TCGCCGACCGGTTTGACATCTCCCGGATTCCCCCAGCGATAAACGTCGAATACGCGTATTGATACGGGCGCGGACCTCCTTGTCTCGCAGGGAATCGAACCATTGCGCGAATTCGTCTGTCTGGCGCACTTCAATCACACTCTGATTGTATCCCAAAGGATACTGAAAAGCAAGTCGTCGGATTTCCACTGATTAAAAATCGCCTGCCACGCGTCTCAGCGGGATCACGGGGCTTCGCGTGACCTCTAGCGGGAATCCATTTTAAGGTGTTTTATCCGCAGATTCCGCAGATTCTTGAGGAGTATTGGAACCGCCGATGAACACCGATGAACGCCGATGTAGGGGCACGGCGCGACGTGCCCGTTAGCACGATTGGAAAAACGGGGATTCAGGGATGGGTTTTGGATAAGATTCCTTTGAACAGGAGGTCGCAGAGGGAACGGAGGGAGGAGACATGGGAGCGGGCTAGTAGCATTCTCCCGCACGGGATTACCGGCCAGCGCTGATTTGACTTTCCGTTTTCCTTCCGATAGAATTTAGTTCTTCCAGGGAACCCACAGAACAAACATGCGGAGGGCGTTATGCATTGGATGCGCCGGACACTTGTCGCTTTTGCCGTTCTTCTTCTCATTTCCTCTCCTGCGATTGCGAAGGCCGCAAAGACAGAATAGAAGTAAGGATTTGAGATGTCTTCTTGTGCATTGTCTTTCTCTGCGCTCTTCGCGTCTCCGCGGTGAAAAAAGCTTTTATAAAAACAGCCTTGAATTAGTCACTCTAATTGGCCTTCTAGAATATTCGTTTTTGAGAATCAAAATGCCATATCGCAATTATCTTGGACAGCAGTGAAGAAACCTTTCAAATCCCGCGCCGCGCGGAATTATCTGATGTTCCGCTTTCGAAAATTATCTTGGACAACAGTGTCCGCATGAAGAGAATTCGGGAGATTGAAGGAAGTTTCGACTAAGAATGGGATTGACTCGGGCCGGCGTAATGGACTCACATATTCTGTATAAGAGTCTCGCAAAATATTATGACAAGTTGAACTCTCACGTTGATTATGAGGGCGAAGCGAAATTTGTCCTGGAGATGGCGAAGAAACATGGCGTCCGCCGGCACGGCAGCTTGCTCGACGTGGGCTGCGGAACCGGGAATCATCTTCGGCTTCTCAGGCAGCATTTCGACGTTATTGGAGTCGATGCCAATGAAGGAATGCTCAAAATAGCCAGAGAAAAGCTTCCGCAGACTCCGCTATCCGTCATGGACATGAGAACACTGCAACTCAATAAGAGATTCCAAATAATAATCAGCATGTTCGGCGCGATAACTTACAATCGGAATCTCGAAGAATTGTCGCAGACTCTTCTGAACTTCAAGAATCATCTCGAGTCTGGAGGAATAGCGATCATAGATATGGAGTTTTGTAAGGAGTACTGGCTCGAAGGAAAAACGTGGATCACGACCGTAATCGAAGACAACTTCACCCTTGCGCGGATACATACATCAACCGCTGAAGGAGATGTCTTTCCTTACCGGCCGCTCTTTTTGATCAACGATAATGGAAGGATCGATTTTCAAATCGATGAGCACAGACTCAGCATCTTCAGATTGCGAGATGTTCTGGAGATGCTGGACGAGCATGGATTCCGGACTACCGCTTACCATGGCTTCAGCCAGACCTCATGGAGCGAAGAAAACCCCGGCAGGCCGGTACTTGTTTCTTCGCTGCCGGGGCTATAGAGCGCGGTTTGATGATAGAATCTAACCGGCACGGGCGTTAGCCCCGAGTGATTTTAAGTCCGAACAATCATTTCCTGCCGAACATGGGGCGGCTCAGAGGCTTGCAAATAGGGGCTTTTTAGTGTCCTTTGTTAGCATCCGGATTTGACTTTCCGTTTTCCTTTCGATAGAATTTAGTTCTTCCAGAGAACCTACGAAAGAACTAATGGAGGGTATTATGCACAGGGCACGGCGAATACTTCTTGTTCTTGCAGTTCTTTTTTTGATTTCCTCTCCTGCGATCGCCACCACGTATTATGTGCCGGATGATTTCAGTACAATTCAGGCGGCGCTCGATGCGGCTACTGGCGGCGATATTATCGTTGTCCGTGACGGCACCTATACGGGTGCCGGAAACAAGAATCTCGATTTCAAGGGAAAGGCGCTGACACTACAATCTGAAAATGGACCGGAGACGTGCATTATTGATTGCGAAGGGAGCGGAAGGGCATTCTACTTTCACTCAGGAGAAGCGTCGACATCCATAATAAACGGCTTCACTTTTATGAACGGTCGCGCAAATTATGGTGGCTCTATATATTGTTCCTCATCTTCACCAACAATCTCGAATTGCTATATTCGCGGAAATGCCGCTGATATTGATGGCGGCGGAATTTACTGCCGGGACTCCTCTTCTCCGACAATAGGCAACTGCACAATCGATGGGAACTCAGCTCTCAATTATA encodes the following:
- a CDS encoding class I SAM-dependent methyltransferase, whose translation is MGLTRAGVMDSHILYKSLAKYYDKLNSHVDYEGEAKFVLEMAKKHGVRRHGSLLDVGCGTGNHLRLLRQHFDVIGVDANEGMLKIAREKLPQTPLSVMDMRTLQLNKRFQIIISMFGAITYNRNLEELSQTLLNFKNHLESGGIAIIDMEFCKEYWLEGKTWITTVIEDNFTLARIHTSTAEGDVFPYRPLFLINDNGRIDFQIDEHRLSIFRLRDVLEMLDEHGFRTTAYHGFSQTSWSEENPGRPVLVSSLPGL